The nucleotide window CGATCGCCGTGGCGATCGGCACCTTCGGCGTCACCAGTGGGCAGGCTCTGGCCGGGGTGGTGGGCCCGCTGATCGAGGTTCCCGTCCTGGTCGCCCTGGTCTACGTCGCGCTGTGGCTACGCCGCCGCCACTACCCGCAGGCTCTTCCCACCCCCTGAAGCAGCTCCTGAAAGGCAGGCACAACCGTGACCAAGGTTCTGTTCGTCTGCGTCCGCAACGGCGGCAAGTCCCAGATGGCCGCCGCCCTCATGCGCCAGCACGCCGGCCCAGGTATCGAGGTCGACTCCGCCGGCACCGAGCCGGGCACGAAACTCAACGCCCAGTCCATCGAGGCCCTGGCCGAGGTCGGCGCCGACATGAGTGGCGGCGTACCCAAGGCCCTGACCGAGGACATGGTCGCCGCTGCCGATCTGGTCGTGGTCCTGGGTAGCGAGGCCCACGTCGAGCCCGTCGCCGGAACCCCGGTGGTCACGTGGGAGACCGACGAACCCTCTGCCCGCGGGATCGAGGGCATGGAACGCATGCGCCTGGTCCGCGACGACATCACCACCCGCGTCACCACCCTGCTACGCGAACTCGGCATCTGAGACCACCGCCGACAAAGTTCGGGGCAAGGGCTTCGGGGCAGGAGCGCCTGACCCGGCCGGCGTTCTGCGGTGTGGCGAAGTGACGATGGGGCGAGCGGTCAGGACTTGCATGCCTGTCGGGTGATCCGGTGGGCCTGCCGGTGGCCCGTCACGTAGGCCTGCCGGTGAGCCGTCGAGTGGCCCGCCGGGTTGCCCGGATACTGACCTGCTGCCCACAGGCGGCCGAGGGCGTGGCCGATGACGCGCTGTCCCGCGTCCGACAGCTCTGGTCCAAGGGCGGGTGAGGGCCGGGCCGGTGGGCGTCGGGTGGCACCACGCGTGGCCCAGAATCTGACGGGTTGTCTTCTGGCGCAATAGGTATCGACGCGAGAGTGCGGTGCGTACCCGCCGCGGTGACTGCTGCCGGCGTCCGTCGTCGATTCGCTCTCACCGTCGTGCCGCCCGCAGGTGGCACGACGGTGATGGAGGTGCGCCGTGTCCCCAGAAGATCCACCCCGCTCGTCGTCCGATGACGACCCGTCCCGTCCGGTCCCCGGTGCAGAACGCGGACCGGACGTGGGTCCCGCCGCGGGCTGCGCCGGTCAGCTGGCGCGCGGCGTCCACCGCGGTTCCTGGGCACACAGGCCGGTGAGGCGGCGGTGTCGTCTCCGCACGCCCCGGCGGCGGCCGGGCGGGCCGGTGCATCGCGCCGAGCCGGCCGGGGGACACCGGCCGAGGTGGCAGTGGCGACCGGCCTCCGGGACGGGCCGGCACCGGGCGCGCTCCTGGCCTTCTGCCGGGCGCCGTGCGTGCGCCCGGCGCCGGCCAGTGGTGACCCGTGGGGACGGTCGGCGGGTCAGCGGGCGGGGTCACGGCCGGGGTCACGGATGTGACCTGCCTGCCGCGACGGTGACCGGTCACGGTGGACAGGCGACCTGGTGCCGCCGGGTGACCCGTTACTCGTGCCTGGGGTTCGTCATGTTCCTGGCCTTCGTCGGGGCGGGGGTCGTCCTGGTGGCCCTGCTGGAGTTCGCCGGGGCGAGGGCCCAGCGCTGCACGGCCCCGGGGAGCGTGGACCTGGCCCGGGTCGCCGCGCCGGTGGGTCAACCGGACGTGAGCCTGGCGGTGACCAGGGGCGTCGGGCAGATGACCGTCGCGCACGTGACCCCTGCACGGTCCCTGCCGGTGAACCTGGACGAGGGCACCGGGACCGGCCGACCGCTGGCGGTGATGCAGGGGACAGCCCCTACGGCGCTGGTGCGCAGGGCCTCGGTTCAGGAGCCGTTCGAGGACCCGGGTCAGGCCGACTCGCTGCCGCGAGTGGTCAACAACGCGACGAACTGGCTGCGGGCCATGGCCGGGGTTGTGGGCGTGCTGATGCTGACCGTGGCCGGGTTCATGGGGTTGTTCGCGCGCGAGCCGGCGGACATGGACCGGGCCAGACGGGCGGCCGGGGCGAGCGCGCTGGGATTCCTGGTGACCATGCTGGCGCCGCAGATCGTGGACATCCTGCGGTCCCTGGCCGGGGTCGGCTGATGGTCGACTGGGTGGTCGGGGGGATCCTCGAGGAGTTCGCCGGGCTGCTGGTCGAGCCGCTGACGAAGTTGCTGGCCCTGGTCAGCGATCTGGTGCTGCGGCTTCCGGAGGTGACGGGGCAGCGGCCGGTGCTGGAGCTGGTGGCGCGCTCGCTGCGGGTGGTCCAGGTCGGGTACGTGGTGCTGGTGGCCGTCGCGGGGCTGGTCGCGATGACCCACGGCAGCGTGCAGGCGGCGTACTCGGTGCGGGAGCTGTGGCCGCGGCTGGTGCTGGGGTTCGTCGCGGCGCACCTGTCGACCTGGGTGGTGGAGCAGTTCGTCACCGCGGGCAATGCGCTGGTGGTGGCGCTGGCACCCTCGGGGGAGCAGGCGCTGTCGGAGCTGGACACCTCCGAGGCCCTGTCACGGCAGGTGGACCAGCATCCGGAGATGCTGCTGGTGCTGTTGGCCGTGCAGGTCGTGATCGTCGTCCTGCTGGTGGTTCTGGTGGTCAGCTGGGGGATGCGGTTCCTGGGCCTGTGCCTGGCGGCCGGGCTGGGGCCGCTGGCCCTGGCCTGTCACGGGCTGCCGTGGCTGGAGCAGGTGGCGCTCGCCTGGTGGCGGTATCTGATGGCGATGGTGGTCACGGTGGTGGGCCAGTCGGTGGCCTTGCAGGTGGGCCTTCAGATGCTGCTGGTGCCGGACGCGGACCTGTCCGGGGCCGGTGACCTCGACCGCAGCGACGTCCTGACGAACATGATCCTGGTGCTGTGCCTGCTGATCGGCGTGGTGCGGGTGCCCTCGCTGGTGCGCCGGTTCCTGCCCAGCGCGGGCGGCAACCGTTCCGGCCCGCTCAGCACGGTCGCCCGGTACGTCCTGGTGAACCAGGTCGTGGGGAGCTGGCGCCGGCCGGTCACCATGATCGCCCGCTGGAACCGCACCCGTCGCGCCCAGCATCTCGCCGCCACGGCACTTTCCTCCTCGACGATCGGAAAAGGTGTGCACGCGAAGAAACTTGCCTCGTTCCGCCGTACCTCCGGCGGCACCGGTGCCGCCGGTGCGAGCGGTCAGCAGAAGCCGTGGATGACCCGCCGTGTGAGCGCGCCGGGCAGTCCGAACACATCGAACCGGGTGAAAACTCCTGCCGGGCAGGGTGTCACGGTGCGGGGCCCGGCCGTGGCGGGACGCTCGAGGGCTCGTCAGGCGCGTGAGCAGTTCCGGGCCGCCCGGCTGCGGCGCGGCCAGGAACTGGCTCGCCAGCGCCTGGACCAGGCCCGTCGCCGCTCCCGTCTGGCCGGGCGCACGGTGGCGCAGGAATCGGCCCGTCCCGCCCGGATCGCCGGCATCCGCCCGGCACGGTACCGGCCGGCGTCGCCCGCCCATCAGGATCCGCCGGCCCGGCGGACTCAGCAGGCCAGGCCGTTTCGGACGGCCGGTGACGCAACGCCTGTGCGTAGGAGGCCGGCGGGCCAAGAGGCGAAAACGCAGCGCAGGAGCGCTGATCGGGACACCGGCCTGCCGGCCGCGCGCAGCCGCGGCCGGGCGCCTGCCCCGTCATCGCGATCCACTCCTCGATCCGTCCCGCGTCGTGACCCTCGCACCGGTGTCCCGGGCAGGACACCCGAGCCGCGTCCCACGGACGTTCCCGGCGCCACGCCGCCCCGGCGCGCACCGCGCCGGGGCCCGCAGGAGCCCGGCACGCCGAACTGATGACCCACCCGGCCGAAGCGCCGCGGGCAGACCATCCGATCAGGGAGCGCAGATCCCACCATGACCATGCCCTCCGACACCGAACCGCCCGTCCGGGCCAGGATTCCCGCCGACCTGGACACCCCCGACCCGGTCTTCGCCGGGCTGAGTATGCGCCAGGTGACGGTGGTCGCGGTGTTCGCCGTCCCGGTCTACGTGGCCTGGAAAACGCTGCTGGGACAGGTGTCCGGGCCGGTGCTGCTGACGTTCACCGTCCCGGTCCTGGCCGCCGGGGTCGCGGTGGCCCTGGCCCGCCGCGACGGCATCAGCCTGGATCGCTGGCTGGTCGCGGCGCTCGCCCACCGCCTCTCGCCCCGCCGCCTGAGCCTCGCCC belongs to Kineosporia corallincola and includes:
- a CDS encoding arsenate-mycothiol transferase ArsC; translation: MTKVLFVCVRNGGKSQMAAALMRQHAGPGIEVDSAGTEPGTKLNAQSIEALAEVGADMSGGVPKALTEDMVAAADLVVVLGSEAHVEPVAGTPVVTWETDEPSARGIEGMERMRLVRDDITTRVTTLLRELGI
- a CDS encoding conjugal transfer protein TrbL family protein, which translates into the protein MVDWVVGGILEEFAGLLVEPLTKLLALVSDLVLRLPEVTGQRPVLELVARSLRVVQVGYVVLVAVAGLVAMTHGSVQAAYSVRELWPRLVLGFVAAHLSTWVVEQFVTAGNALVVALAPSGEQALSELDTSEALSRQVDQHPEMLLVLLAVQVVIVVLLVVLVVSWGMRFLGLCLAAGLGPLALACHGLPWLEQVALAWWRYLMAMVVTVVGQSVALQVGLQMLLVPDADLSGAGDLDRSDVLTNMILVLCLLIGVVRVPSLVRRFLPSAGGNRSGPLSTVARYVLVNQVVGSWRRPVTMIARWNRTRRAQHLAATALSSSTIGKGVHAKKLASFRRTSGGTGAAGASGQQKPWMTRRVSAPGSPNTSNRVKTPAGQGVTVRGPAVAGRSRARQAREQFRAARLRRGQELARQRLDQARRRSRLAGRTVAQESARPARIAGIRPARYRPASPAHQDPPARRTQQARPFRTAGDATPVRRRPAGQEAKTQRRSADRDTGLPAARSRGRAPAPSSRSTPRSVPRRDPRTGVPGRTPEPRPTDVPGATPPRRAPRRGPQEPGTPN